One Kitasatospora sp. MAP12-44 DNA segment encodes these proteins:
- a CDS encoding helix-turn-helix domain-containing protein — MMEQEHFLLGEPAVPQLGASTVPEQRNPLSVPYRNAPERELPSPATGERRPSGGRLRVDARRNLESVLRAAREVFGELGYDAPMEEVARRAGVGVGTVYRRFPSKEVLVQRIAAEEVAWLTARAKEALYGTAGPWEALAAYLATAVASGAGRLLPPEAFGYAEELARVPEQQPSWDWDGGPTDVELSPAEPRSADVGDQVSQDASVAPDADPRLLLRLLAALVSRAAAAGELRAGVTVSEIVLVLTAAVPPSIGRGAALNAAEPAERLLRILLDGLRVG, encoded by the coding sequence ATGATGGAACAGGAGCATTTTCTGCTGGGCGAACCGGCGGTGCCACAACTCGGCGCGAGTACGGTGCCGGAACAGCGCAATCCGCTGTCCGTCCCGTACCGGAACGCGCCCGAACGCGAACTGCCGAGCCCCGCGACCGGCGAGCGGCGGCCGAGCGGGGGCAGGCTGCGGGTGGACGCGCGGCGCAATCTGGAGAGCGTGCTGCGGGCCGCGCGCGAGGTGTTCGGTGAACTCGGCTACGACGCACCGATGGAGGAGGTCGCGCGGCGGGCCGGCGTCGGCGTCGGCACCGTGTACCGGCGCTTCCCGAGCAAGGAGGTGCTGGTCCAGCGGATCGCCGCCGAGGAGGTCGCCTGGCTGACCGCCCGGGCCAAGGAGGCGCTGTACGGCACGGCCGGTCCCTGGGAGGCGCTCGCCGCCTACCTGGCCACCGCCGTGGCCAGCGGGGCCGGGCGGCTGCTGCCGCCGGAGGCGTTCGGGTACGCGGAGGAGCTGGCCCGGGTGCCGGAGCAGCAGCCGTCCTGGGACTGGGACGGCGGGCCGACCGATGTCGAACTCAGCCCGGCCGAGCCCAGGAGTGCGGACGTCGGCGACCAGGTGTCGCAGGATGCGAGCGTGGCACCGGACGCCGATCCGCGGCTGCTGCTGCGGCTGCTGGCGGCGCTGGTCAGCCGGGCGGCGGCGGCCGGCGAGCTGCGGGCCGGGGTGACGGTGTCGGAGATCGTCCTGGTGCTGACCGCCGCCGTCCCGCCCTCGATCGGGCGCGGCGCCGCGCTGAACGCGGCGGAGCCCGCCGAACGGCTGCTGCGCATCCTGCTGGACGGCCTGCGGGTGGGCTGA
- a CDS encoding FAD-dependent oxidoreductase — MNQVTSTGSAAIRILIVGGGCAGLTAAARLQQGLRAELRGGTVEITVVENDPYLTYRPLLAEVAAGSIDPRHVVVPLRRALPECRVLTARIARIDHARRLAWIIPETGPEIELPYDRLVLTAGSVSRRPPIPGLAEHGLGFGSVGQAVGLRNHILEQLDIASSTRDPELRQSALTFVFVGGGYAGVGALAELEDMARYALRGYHNIQPDDLRWVLVEAGPGILAEADPALAAHTLVQLRERGVDVRLSTTLESAQGRVTVLSDGSRFAARTLVWTAGVRPAPLLGATDLPLDAEGRVRCLPTLRVAGPDAGPLADAWAAGDCAAVPDPDADGASCPPNAQHAASQAELLADNLIASLASGPEGDYRPERPCASTSLGLRRGVAHTRRGSRTGRRAWLLHRARTLRRMPSPDRRVRILADWILAGLFTREVVSLGSLEHPRAEFEAAVDSSEA, encoded by the coding sequence GTGAACCAGGTCACATCGACAGGGAGTGCCGCCATCCGGATCCTGATCGTGGGCGGCGGCTGCGCCGGGCTGACCGCAGCGGCCCGGCTGCAGCAGGGCCTGCGGGCCGAACTGCGCGGCGGCACAGTGGAGATCACCGTCGTCGAGAACGATCCCTACCTCACCTACCGGCCGCTGCTGGCCGAGGTCGCGGCGGGATCGATCGACCCTCGGCATGTGGTGGTGCCACTGCGCCGGGCGCTGCCCGAGTGCCGGGTGCTCACGGCGCGGATCGCCCGGATCGACCATGCCCGCCGACTCGCCTGGATCATCCCCGAGACCGGACCTGAGATCGAACTCCCGTACGACAGACTGGTGCTGACGGCTGGTTCGGTCTCCCGACGGCCGCCGATCCCCGGGCTGGCGGAGCACGGCCTCGGCTTCGGGTCGGTCGGCCAGGCGGTCGGCCTGCGCAACCACATCCTGGAGCAGCTCGACATCGCCTCCTCCACCCGCGACCCCGAACTGCGCCAGTCCGCGCTGACGTTCGTCTTCGTCGGCGGCGGCTACGCGGGGGTCGGCGCACTCGCCGAGCTGGAGGACATGGCCCGCTACGCGTTGCGCGGCTACCACAACATCCAGCCCGACGACCTGCGCTGGGTGCTGGTCGAGGCGGGCCCCGGAATCCTCGCGGAGGCGGACCCCGCGCTGGCCGCGCACACCCTGGTCCAACTGCGCGAGCGCGGCGTGGACGTCCGGCTCTCCACCACGCTGGAGTCCGCGCAGGGCCGGGTGACCGTGCTCTCGGACGGCAGCCGGTTCGCCGCCCGCACGCTGGTCTGGACGGCCGGGGTCCGGCCCGCCCCGCTGCTCGGCGCCACCGATCTCCCGCTGGACGCCGAAGGACGAGTGCGCTGCCTGCCCACCCTCCGGGTGGCCGGGCCGGACGCCGGTCCGCTGGCCGACGCCTGGGCCGCGGGCGACTGCGCAGCCGTGCCGGATCCGGACGCCGACGGCGCTTCGTGCCCGCCGAACGCCCAGCATGCGGCGAGCCAGGCCGAGTTGCTGGCTGACAATCTGATCGCCTCGCTCGCCTCCGGCCCGGAGGGCGACTATCGGCCCGAGCGTCCGTGCGCCTCCACCTCGCTGGGCCTGCGCCGCGGGGTCGCCCACACCCGCCGGGGCAGCCGCACCGGCCGCCGGGCCTGGCTGCTGCACCGGGCGCGGACGCTGCGCAGGATGCCGAGCCCCGACCGCCGGGTGCGGATCCTCGCGGACTGGATCCTGGCCGGCCTATTCACCCGAGAGGTCGTATCACTGGGATCACTGGAACATCCGCGAGCCGAATTCGAGGCCGCAGTCGACTCCTCGGAAGCCTGA